The Plectropomus leopardus isolate mb chromosome 2, YSFRI_Pleo_2.0, whole genome shotgun sequence genome has a window encoding:
- the LOC121958248 gene encoding SH3 and cysteine-rich domain-containing protein 3-like, protein MIVLNNKFALRCKNCKTSIHHQCQSYVEFQRCFGKIPPGFRRAYSSPLYSSQQNATVSQLLPFSQSNRTDPVFETLRIGVIMANKERKKGSEDKKNMMMMMMDEDESQPKPDDEGGEGTNTEADKKGDKAPADEKQSKKLQPGKIGVFSQSHYYLALYRFKAIEKDDLDVHAGDRITVIDDSNEEWWRGKIGERTGFIPANYIIRVRAGERVYKVTRSFVGNREMGQITLKKDQIVVKKGEEVNGYLKVSTGRKLGFFPANLLQEI, encoded by the exons ATGATAGTGT TAAACAATAAGTTTGCGTTGCGATGTAAGAACTGCAAAACCAGCATCCACCACCAGTGTCAGTCCTATGTGGAGTTCCAGAGATGTTTTGGCAAAATT CCTCCAGGATTCAGAAGAGCCTACAGTTCTCCCCTATACAGCAGCCAGCAGAACGCCACAGTCTCACAGCTGCTGCCCTTCT CTCAGTCAAACCGCACTGACCCTGTGTTTGAGACTCTGCGTATCGGTGTGATCATGGCCAACAAGGAGCGTAAAAAAGGGTCTGAGGACAAGAAGAAT atgatgatgatgatgatggatgaagATGAGTCGCAGCCCAAACCAGATGATGAAGGAGGTGAAGGAA CAAACACAGAAGCAGACAAAAAAGGAGACAAGGCTCCTGCTGATGAAAAG CAGAGTAAAAAGCTTCAGCCGGGGAAGATTGGCGTGTTCAGTCAGTCTCACTACTACCTGGCTCTGTACCGCTTCAAAGCCATCGAGAAAGATGATCTGGATGTTCA TGCTGGTGACCGTATCACAGTGATAGATGACTCCAATGAAGAATGGTGGAGG GGGAAGATCGGCGAGAGAACGGGCTTCATACCTGCTAACTACATCATCCGAGTGCGAGCAGGAGAGAGAGTCTACAAGGTGACACGCTCCTTCGTTGGCAACAGAGAGATGGGCCAAATCACTCTGAAGAAGGACCAG ATTGTAGTGAAGAAAGGTGAGGAGGTAAACGGCTACCTGAAGGTCAGTACAGGACGAAAGCTTGGCTTCTTCCCCGCCAACCTGCTGCAGGAGATCTGA